A single region of the Leptospiraceae bacterium genome encodes:
- a CDS encoding DUF4469 domain-containing protein: MIKYNLIKSKLLTADKSPFVPKTIQEGNVSLEQAMKEIAYGSSITVADVKAVFENIERVCIDNLSQGRSINLGFCSLRPQVKGNFKEEKEVFSKKKHWIEISLAPNIALGKKVTKDAKVVRVNRDKPQPVMLSIENHSNEKNTIEIGDLISLTGERLAFEKTDLDLGLFFLKKDTEIRVTEYSLVMNKKISFKVPKEVSKGNDYKLILKTRMGTKIKLTKLTDSLKIY; the protein is encoded by the coding sequence ATGATAAAATACAATCTAATCAAGAGTAAACTCTTAACAGCGGATAAATCGCCGTTTGTCCCTAAGACAATACAAGAAGGAAATGTATCGCTTGAACAAGCTATGAAAGAAATTGCGTATGGCTCTTCGATTACAGTGGCGGATGTGAAAGCAGTGTTTGAAAATATCGAAAGAGTTTGTATAGACAATCTTTCGCAAGGGAGAAGTATCAACCTTGGCTTTTGTAGTTTACGACCGCAAGTAAAAGGAAATTTCAAAGAAGAGAAAGAAGTCTTTTCTAAAAAGAAACATTGGATAGAAATTTCATTAGCACCTAATATAGCCTTGGGTAAGAAAGTCACCAAGGACGCAAAAGTAGTTCGGGTTAATAGAGATAAACCACAACCTGTAATGCTATCTATCGAAAATCATTCGAATGAAAAAAATACTATCGAGATTGGAGATTTGATTAGTCTTACGGGTGAAAGGCTAGCTTTTGAAAAAACAGATTTGGATTTAGGTTTATTCTTTTTAAAGAAGGACACTGAGATTCGCGTTACTGAATATTCACTTGTGATGAATAAAAAAATCTCTTTTAAGGTTCCCAAAGAAGTCAGCAAGGGAAATGACTATAAGTTGATTCTTAAAACTCGCATGGGCACCAAGATCAAGCTAACAAAACTAACCGATAGTCTAAAAATTTACTAG